Genomic DNA from Xyrauchen texanus isolate HMW12.3.18 chromosome 28, RBS_HiC_50CHRs, whole genome shotgun sequence:
TGGATAACTGGATCAGGAGGAGTGAGAGAGTGTGGGACAGCGCTCATGTCCAGCTTCAGAGAGCCATCAGGAACCAGAAAATTCAGGCCGATCACCGGAGGCGTCCCCACAATATTACCAATCTCGCCAGATGGTATGGCTTTCTACGAGGGATCTACATCTGAGGCTACCTAGCAGAAAGCTCAGTCCAAGGTACGTAGGTCCCTTTAAGATATTAAGACAAATAAACTCTGTGACCTATAGACTAGAGCTTCCTGATGATTATCGTATCTCTCCTTCCTTCTTTGTATCACTCCTGAAACCTGCACATCCTTCACTGGAACCTGCAACCACTGAATCCACACCACCTCCTCCTTTGGAGATCGATGGATCCCCTGCCTACCTAGTACGGGAGATCCTAGACTGTTGAGCGGTCTcccgtccaccagagggagccctcacctgaattctgaacaatgtcacttcctgtttcctgccatgtcacttcctgtttgacATATATATAAGCAGTGCTTTCACCCACCCAgattgcgaagtattgccagtttacctgTCTTACCAACGTTTTCCCTTGCTCACTGTTTATGTCTCATGTTATGACCTTTTTACCTGTTTACTTGGATTACGTCTTTTGATCACTGTTTTTGCCTTGTCGCCTGTTTGGATTGCCTGCCTGTTATTGAACCATTGCCTGTTAATTCGACTTCATCTCTTTGCTCAGTACTTTGGATTGTTTGCCTGTTTATTGTCGTTCACAATAAATACCTCTGCAACATGGATTCTAACCCGCCTCCAGTCATGGGTACGTTACAAGCTGTCAGAGTTGCATTTGAGTGATGTCACCTCCCCTCTTCAAATGACTGGCTAaaggaggagctgtcgatcaagaactagtggaccaatagggaTGCAAAAcaccccctgatttacatgaaactcaTGAAAACTACccacaagttttggaaaaccaagtgcagacagaacttggaaacaaaagcagaGAAAAATACAgcgtaaacatacaaaaaaaaaattaatgtgatCAAAATTTCCAGAAGgcacaaaaaacagtaatataaccaaggaaaacatgattttgtttgcaattctgatgactttgctttactttttctgttctgttttttgcagcattttttaattgtgtttatattttttttattcatgcttgttatttttttaatctgcagTTATTATTTTGATCTGCACTTTGTACTTATTTTGgcgcttatttttttttatctgcgcttatttatttattcacgcttattatttttgggtCTGTGACCGCAATACTTTtgacgggattttgatcccaCACGTATGGGGCTGCAAagctgcagaccagtcagagtgcccatgatgacaccTGTCCATCgttgaaagcacctacaatgggctatatatatttaaaaaaagaaaaaaatctgggttacagtgaggcacttactaatctgtaaacattaaataatcactgtttcaaaagtatatccacaacaCATAACAAATATGCATTTTATCGTGATTTGAATGTGATAAGATCAATTACTAAAGAtttctgtgtagttatatccaattttacaactttgttgactTTATGACGTAACAGCGTAAACCCTGTAGGCCTAATTCATTGTAGGCTAAGTGTCACAATGTgaccttgatttttctttctaaagaaaaggaaggacgattcgaaaaaaaaacatttgtgatgccaaaaatgctgtcaattgaacaaaaattttatttaaccAGAATATACTTTGATGAGGTTTTTGAACtaagtgtttgaaaccaacatgcaAAACAACTGCCATATGGGGTTTTGACTTTTGGCCCATTATAACcattttttatcttttatcaAAAAGATTTAAATTTTCACCTCATCACCTCATACTATGTGAATACTATTGAAATTAAAAGTATGTTGTAAGCAAAGAAATAATCGCACAATTGTTATAAATGCTGGGTTTTTTTACTTGAAGAATGAAACTATACAAACAGAAGGAAATCATTGTATTAAACAAGAGTGTCAAGGATTCACAagcaaatctgtttttttttctgactATGAATTactttacaaataatattttcctAGACCGATACATTATGCCAGTCATAATATACTGAATGCACCAACTATTTTACCAATCTATAATGGTTTATGCATAATGATATCTTTAATCCCACAGACACTGTGATTAAAAACCAATATAAATGATCAATTCTCTAAACATAGTACAAAAGTGATTACTcaaacagctgtgaaacactGGAAGGGCAACTGTGGGAAGAGAGGTGCAAGCCAGACCGGTAGTCAAATCTCAGatgttttaaatgtagttttctcACAGGTAGATAGTGGCCTTCTGCCTCCAAATAATAGTTCACAGTGTGCCATTTTGTACCTGAGATGAAACATAgctgaaaataattacaaaagTTGGATGGATGCCtgataaaaacatacaaatacaaatggaCTCAAAAACTATATGGAAATCAACAGCATAATTGATATAATATCAATGTCCATGAATGTGACCAGGTTGTGCAGTAAAAATTGCTGTTTCCATGGACCAATCAATTATGTTcccaaaaataaatgttcttttgcCTGTTCTTAACCCTTCCTCTCTTATTTCATTCGAAAAATCAATAATTatgccaaaaaatgtaaataaaactatAGAATTTGCAATTGTGTAATACTTCAATATCAACACATTAAATATGAAGCTATTATTGTATaaagaataattattatattaagtcTTTAAATGGAAAAGCAAAATGCATTAAAGTGTCCAATGCAAGAGAGGTGAACCTTCTAGGCTTAAAAAAAATCCATAGGTAGCCTTTAAAATTACTCATTCCCTTGGCATTAATCAGACATGTTATGCAAttctttcacaaaaaaaaaaaaaaggaacaaataaCTGGATTTTAAAAGTATGTCTTTCTGTGTCTACAAACAAAAAATGCAGAGGTGTGTGGGTTTATGTCCTTTCTGTCATACGGAGACCCATTCTAGACATGGAAGACGTGGAAGCATCACTCAAAAGGTCTAAATTCTTAAGTAGCTGACTGGTTTAAAAAGCTTTGTCTTCGAAACAGGATCTCAAAAATCTCAGCGATACAGAGGAGTATGGTGATGATTGTGAAGGTGTACATCGCACTGAGGAAGATGGTCTTCTCAAAGTGTTCAGGGACCATACACTTTGTGATGCTGAATATCTTCCCAAGGGCAATGGCATCACACATGTAAATCGGATAAACCACGAAACCAAAGAGATGGCGCTGAAGCCAAAATGCCAAGACTTCCAAAATGATTCGTAATAGAACAGAGATAATATAGAAGACTGTTGACATCGGCCGTAGAAGGATTTCCTCCTGGTCTATATTCTTACAGGCAGCATAAAGATGGAACACCGCTCCAGGGACCAAGACAGTGACTAGCTGCAACGCCCAGAATACCTACAAAACAAGTAACGTTAACTATTTTCAAGACATTATACATATTTACAGATAGAGTTATATGTTAATGTTATACTGTATGTCTTAGTAATCACAAAGTTACAAGTTTGCTGTCTACTTAAGAATTTGAAATTCTGTTGTCCAATAATTAATTTTCTTATAATGGATCACTATCAATTATAGGCCACAACACATTAGTTCTTATAATTCATTCATATTTGGAAAATGCACCTTTTTTTGTAAgtgttcagttttttattttattttttataattttttctactTTAACATGTAATCTCCAATACATCCACCCAAATGAACTTTTACCCGACATTGCAATATTTCAGTTTTGTCACTCTAGTACTGTAGATTATTAAAACCAAACATATCATACACTTTTACCTGAGGTGTTATAGGCCGGAACTGGTTGTAACAGTAAAGGTTTAATTCCCTTTTGTCTGGATTACAGCTGAAGTGGAGGGCCTCATTGCCATAGACGGCGAATCCAAGGACCCCAAGGAAAAACGTACGCACAGAGCCGAAAAACAGTGTGTGGAACTGACCTATCACCGTTGGAGGCCTGAGCTGAAATAGGCAGTGAATTGAGATTAACATTAAAGTTTgaacagaatacaaataaaaaccaaACTTTGAAAGACCAAACTAAAGGTAGACTGAtctgttttaccgattaatctgtgcccaAACTtgcttttggaactatcggttatctgcaaaaatctatttaaatattttttttatctttattagtGATTAACAGTAACATGGGAATTGCTGTAAATCAATCTTTTATCAATGACAacattcatccatatttttatcctcactttaaTGCATATATGGTTAATTTGATctgataatcaagtgttctacaAGGCAAGGGCATCCGAAGAAAAATGCAAGTATACCGAATTGTGCCCTGTCAGCACATACATCGTGTCTCCAACTTTatgtcttgtgaataataataaacctatttgttcattaaacctcatctggtgaaatatttatttataccaAACTCTTCATCTGGAGAATTCATAGACAATAACATGCTTAATTAAATGCTTAGGTAAATATAGATCACTATAATGGAGCCAAGTCTTTCAAAttacaaaataagtattttttgcttgtttagttaaaagtcccacattctgcaccaaatctttttttcttattattattgggattttggttgaacaataaactgcatctaggATTTTATTCTTTTTGAGCTAATTTTAGCCTAAGAAAATATTACATTACTCAAAAATGCATGTGGAAgaagagggcgtggccgggccacaAGGATACATGCCTGGCACTGAGTTGCCTAATCAGTGAGAGGGAAATAAGGAAAGAGCCAGGGATGCCtcggagaaagagagagagagacacacacacacacacacacacacacacacacgcacacacacacacacacacagacagatagacagacagatgcagCCGCTCTGTGTTTTTGAGTGTAGTAAGGAAAAACTAAGAAAATTGTGAAACATTCTATAAATCTATTTGAAAAACTATCAGTTGATCAATCAGTCATCTGCCTTTTCCACTACCTTtgttatcggtattggcaaaatccattATCAGTAGGCCTCTAGACCAAACTGCAAGGAAACACCCAGTATGCCACCACCGAAGAAGTTCAGACATAAACAGTCACTTTCAACTACAATATCGCTTTAATTTTGAATGTAGGGTACAGCTTTGCATTGCATACTTCCACATCCTTCATAAAACATTTTGATGTAGTTCAATGACAAAATTTGGTTTGTAAAAGTCAGTTTAATTCTGTGGTGGCTTGT
This window encodes:
- the LOC127622461 gene encoding gap junction epsilon-1 protein; this encodes MYVLTGHNSLRPPTVIGQFHTLFFGSVRTFFLGVLGFAVYGNEALHFSCNPDKRELNLYCYNQFRPITPQVFWALQLVTVLVPGAVFHLYAACKNIDQEEILLRPMSTVFYIISVLLRIILEVLAFWLQRHLFGFVVYPIYMCDAIALGKIFSITKCMVPEHFEKTIFLSAMYTFTIITILLCIAEIFEILFRRQSFLNQSAT